AAAGGTGATCAACTAATACTGAGTTTTAAGATTGCCGATGGATACTATTTATATCAAAACCAGTTCAAAACAGTGGTCAAAAATGCTGAGGTTGCTGAACCCATTTATCCTGAGGCAAAAATTAAGGAAGATGAATTTTTTGATGAGCCGCAACCTGTATTTTATCAGCAAGTAGACATCACTTATCCGGTGATTTGGGCAAAGCAAGATGGTGTGTTGAAACTGCAATTTCAAGGTTGTGCCGAAGCAGGTTTGTGCTATCCACCCACGACTCAAGTAGTGTATTTGGATAAAGTGGCACAAGCACCATCCGATCTACAACAAAACCTCGATGCCAGTGTGAAACAAAGCGGGGCCAAACGAGCAGTTTCTGAACAATTTCAGTTGCTTGAAATGCTCACTGGCGATGACAGCTTGGGCTTAAAATTGCTCGCTTTTGTGGTACTAGGTATTGGTCTGGCTTTCACCCCTTGTGTATTTCCTATGTATCCGATTTTATCCAGCATTGTAGTAGGTCAAGGTAAGTCAATCACTATGTCTAGGGCGCTGAGCCTGTCATTTGTGTATGTGCAGGGAATGGCGATCACTTATTCCTTGCTCGGTTTGGTAATAGCTTCGGCTGGCGCGCAGTTTACTGCTTATCTCCAAAATCCTATTATCCTATCGGTTCTGATCGGTATTTTTGTACTGCTTGCTTTTGTGATGTTTGGTGCTTATGAGTTACAGCTGCCGTCTAAATGGCAGGAGAAACTAAATAATGTCAGCAACAATCAGAAAAGCGGCAGCTACATAGGCGTATTGCTGATGGGTGCGATTTCAGGCTTAGTAGCATCGCCTTGCACTACTGCCCCGCTGACCGCTATTTTGCTCTACTTAGCCGAGCAAGGAGATATGTTACTTGGTTTCTCTGCTTTGTATGCACTGAGCCTGGGGATGGGTATTCCGCTTATTCTGTTTGGGGTCACAGGTGGAAAATTATTGCCAAAGGCTGGCGCGTGGATGAACGTGGTAAAAGTGGCATTTGGCTTTATGATGTTGGCCGTTGCACTGATGTTTGTAGAACGCATAGTATCTAGTATTTGGCTCGAGTTTGCATGGGCTGCTTTGGGCTTATCCACCTTCACATACTTGTTTGTGATGAATCAAAATAGTCCAGTGAGCCTGTGGAAAGGTGTTCGTAGCTTATTCATTTTTATGGGTTTATTCGCCTCAGCATTTTACGCTTATCACCAGTATTCGGTTAATTATTCGTCGGCCACCAGCTATAACAGCGCACAGCATCAAGCCGGTCATCCTGAATTCATGGTAGTTAAAGATCTAGATGATTTTAGTGCCAAGTTAGCTGCCGCCAATGCTCAGGGCAAAACGGTGATGGTTGATCTTTATGCTGACTGGTGTTCGGCGTGCAAAGAATTTGAGAAATATACCTTTCCTGATGCGGCGGTGATTGATGCGTTGAGCAACACGGTTTGGATGCAAATTGACTTAACAGACAACACCCCAATTAATCTGGCTTTTCAAGATGAGTTTGGAGTACTCGGACTACCTACTATCATGTTTTTTGACCTGCAGGGGAATGAGCTTTCGTCTGCTAGAGTGACAGGTTTTATGGGCGCAGAGCCATTTGCACAGCATGTAAAACAAATATTCTAATCAGCGCAATAATGACAGCCACGGTATACTGGTTTTACCGTGGCTAAGTTCAATCTTTACCATTAATACATATTTGATTCTTACCAGCATCCTTAGCTCTATACAAGGCTCTATCCGCAGCACCAATTAGTAGACTCAACTTGT
Above is a window of Aliiglaciecola sp. LCG003 DNA encoding:
- a CDS encoding protein-disulfide reductase DsbD; the protein is MKFKNLVLFLFVACIAFPWSCMAQSNDAFQDLFSNETEFLNVEQAFQFDFDQKGDQLILSFKIADGYYLYQNQFKTVVKNAEVAEPIYPEAKIKEDEFFDEPQPVFYQQVDITYPVIWAKQDGVLKLQFQGCAEAGLCYPPTTQVVYLDKVAQAPSDLQQNLDASVKQSGAKRAVSEQFQLLEMLTGDDSLGLKLLAFVVLGIGLAFTPCVFPMYPILSSIVVGQGKSITMSRALSLSFVYVQGMAITYSLLGLVIASAGAQFTAYLQNPIILSVLIGIFVLLAFVMFGAYELQLPSKWQEKLNNVSNNQKSGSYIGVLLMGAISGLVASPCTTAPLTAILLYLAEQGDMLLGFSALYALSLGMGIPLILFGVTGGKLLPKAGAWMNVVKVAFGFMMLAVALMFVERIVSSIWLEFAWAALGLSTFTYLFVMNQNSPVSLWKGVRSLFIFMGLFASAFYAYHQYSVNYSSATSYNSAQHQAGHPEFMVVKDLDDFSAKLAAANAQGKTVMVDLYADWCSACKEFEKYTFPDAAVIDALSNTVWMQIDLTDNTPINLAFQDEFGVLGLPTIMFFDLQGNELSSARVTGFMGAEPFAQHVKQIF